The genome window GCCAGCACGGCGGACCCGGGGACCACCAGGGGGCGGGCGCCGAAGCGGTCGAACAGCCGACCGACGATCAGGCCCATCACGCCCATCAGCAGGCCGCCCGGCAGCAGCATCAGGCCGGTGTCCTTGGCGGAGAGGCCCAGGATCTGCTGCAGGTAGATCGGCAGCACGATCAGGGTGCCGAACATGCCCATCATGCCGATCGCCATCATGGCCAGGGACAGGGTGAAGGTCGGGGTCTTGAACACGCGCACGTCCAGCAGGGCGTGGTCCCGCAGGGACAGCTGGCGCCACGTGAACACGGCCAGGGACAGGATGCCGATACCCAGGGGGATCCACGGCGCGATGAGGGCGTTGCCCTCCGCGGCGGAACCGATGCTGCTCAGGCCGAACACGAGGCCGGCGAAGCCCAGGGCAGACAGGACCACGGAGAGCACGTCCAGGGGCAGCCGCCGGGTCTCGGTGACATTGCGGATCATGGTGGCGCCGAGGATCAGGGCCAGCGCGGCGATCGGCAGCATGATCCAGAACATCCACCGCCAGTTGAGGGCGTCGAGGATGACGCCGCCGATGGTCGGACCGGTGGCCGGGGCCACCGCGATGACGATCGAGATCACGCCCATGGTCCGGCCGCGGCGGTGGGCGGGCACCACGTTGAGCACCGTGGTGAACAACAGCGGCATCATGATGGCGGTGCCGACGGCCTGGATGACGCGGCCGAGGACGAGCACCAGGAACGTCGGCGCCAGTCCGGCCACCAGCGTGCCCAGCAGGAAGCTGGCCATGGCGATCAGGAACACGGTGCGCAGCGGCAGCCGGGTCAGCAGGAAGCCGGTGATCGGGATGACCACGGCCATCGTGAGCATGAACGCGGTGGTGATCCACTGGGCGATCGAGGCGCTGATGGCGAACTCGCCCATCAGCTCCGGCAGGGCCACGGACATGACGGTCTCATTGAGGATCACCACGAAGGCGGCGACCACGAGCAGCCAGATGACCCGCGACGCCCCGGCGGGAACGGTCGGTTCAGCGGATTTCTGGGTCATCACGTCGGGCGTGGCATCGGGCGTTCTGGCAGCCGAAGTCGACACGGCGTTCCTCTCTTGACAAGCACTTGGAGCCAGTGGGCTCCGGGAGTGCAACACTCGTCCAGTGTGCCGTTATTCCCGCGGAACCGTCGCATCCAAAGCTGCTCGATGGCAGAGGTCTTCATCACGGTCCACCTGTCCGCGGTAGTTCCTGGGCAATGTCAGGCAGCCGTGCGGGGTGCTACCGTCTGCCGCATGGCGCTTCCCGAGGACTGGATCGAGCACCGTCGCGAGGACGGTGAGCCCGTCGGCTGGATCGTGCCCGACGGCGGCGGGTTCCGTCCCATGGACATCCTCGGCCGCCCGCTGAGCGAGGAGCCGATCGAGTGGCTGGACGCGGAGGAGAGGCTCGACGCGCGGGGCCTCGGCTTCCTCGCGGACCGTCACCGACTGCGGTCGGCCGATGGGACCGAGCGCCCCGTGCGCATCAGCCAGGCCAGCCCCGACGGGATCGTGGTGGTCGCCGACGAGTTCGGGGCAGCTTCCGCGGTGGGTGCCGGCGCTGAGGAGTTCCACCTGCCGTTTCCTGCGCCAGAAGGGTTACGCACAGCCTGACGATGGGCGGGGAGCCCCGTTCGAAGGGGGCAGGTCAGGGTGGTCAGTGCGCGGTCAGAACAGCGTCGTCAGGACACCTCCATCGACCCGTACCGCTGATCCGTTCGTTGCGGAGGCCAAGGGACTTGCCAAGAAGGCCACCATGTTCCCGATCTCGGCTGGCTCGATGAACCGTTCCAGTAGGGACGTCTGGTTCGTGGCGATGATGTCGCCTTTCATCTCGCTTGCCGAGACGTCCCGCAGGGCGGCCAGCGCCTCGATCGTCTGAGCGACGCCGTCCGAGTACGTCGGGCCGCCCAGGACTGAATTCACGGTCACACCGGTGCCCCGGGTGAGTTTCGCCAGCCCGTTCCCCACCGCAGCCATGGCCGATTTCGACGTGCCGTAGTGGATCATGTCGGCCGGAATGTTCACGCCCGATTCGCTGGTCACGAAGATGATCCGGCCCCATCCCCGCGCGAGCATCGCCGGCATCACCCGCCTGGCGAGTCTCACCCCGCTGAGCACGTTGACTTCGAAGTACAGCCGCCAGTCTTCGTCCGAGATGCCGTCGAACGGTTTCACCTCGAAGAGTCCGACGTTGTTGATGAGGATGTCGATGTCCGTCAACCCGGAGCAGAGTC of Citricoccus sp. K5 contains these proteins:
- a CDS encoding DHA2 family efflux MFS transporter permease subunit; the protein is MTQKSAEPTVPAGASRVIWLLVVAAFVVILNETVMSVALPELMGEFAISASIAQWITTAFMLTMAVVIPITGFLLTRLPLRTVFLIAMASFLLGTLVAGLAPTFLVLVLGRVIQAVGTAIMMPLLFTTVLNVVPAHRRGRTMGVISIVIAVAPATGPTIGGVILDALNWRWMFWIMLPIAALALILGATMIRNVTETRRLPLDVLSVVLSALGFAGLVFGLSSIGSAAEGNALIAPWIPLGIGILSLAVFTWRQLSLRDHALLDVRVFKTPTFTLSLAMMAIGMMGMFGTLIVLPIYLQQILGLSAKDTGLMLLPGGLLMGVMGLIVGRLFDRFGARPLVVPGSAVLAVALWGMTTLSAESTQGNIIAWHMLLNAGLSFMFSPLMTAALGSLPRRLYSHGSAILSTVQQVAGAAGTAVFITVMTTATLAGAQSGAEPMGALMTGIHNAMIWGAVIALVAFAGSFFVKSVPADEEPDAVAHSPAPAPEGTPVH
- a CDS encoding SDR family NAD(P)-dependent oxidoreductase, translated to MNLQLSGKKAFISGSSQGIGLAIARALAREGADVTLNGRDPLKLSDAVESLRTELPEVAVEGVAADFSDPRQVDRLCSGLTDIDILINNVGLFEVKPFDGISDEDWRLYFEVNVLSGVRLARRVMPAMLARGWGRIIFVTSESGVNIPADMIHYGTSKSAMAAVGNGLAKLTRGTGVTVNSVLGGPTYSDGVAQTIEALAALRDVSASEMKGDIIATNQTSLLERFIEPAEIGNMVAFLASPLASATNGSAVRVDGGVLTTLF